One window from the genome of Microcebus murinus isolate Inina chromosome X, M.murinus_Inina_mat1.0, whole genome shotgun sequence encodes:
- the LOC105885784 gene encoding mitogen-activated protein kinase 6 — translation MAEKFESLMNIHGFDLGSRYMDLKPLGCGGNGLVFSAVDNDCDKRVAIKKIVLTDPQSVKHALREIKIIRRLDHDNIVKVFEILGPSGSQLTDDVGSLTELNSVYIVQEYMETDLVNVLEQGPLLEEHARLFMYQLLQGLKYIHSANVLHRDLKPANLFINTEDLVLKIGDFGLARIMDPHYSHKDHLSEGLITKWYRSPRLLLSPNNYTKAIDMWAAGCIFAEMLTGKTLFAGAHELEQMQLILEYIPVVHEEDRQELLSVIPVYIRNDMTEPHKPLTQLLPGISREALDFLEQILTFSPMDRLTAEEALSHPYMSIYSFPMDEPISSHPFHIEDEIDDILLMDETHSHIYNWKRYHDCQFSEHDWPIHNNFDTDEVQRDPGALSDVTDEEEVQVDPRKYLDGDREKYLEDPAFDTNYSTEPCWQYPDHHENKYCDLECSHTCNYKTRSSSYLDNLVWRESEVNHYYEPKLIIDLSNWKEQSKEKSDKKGKSKYERNGLVKAQISLEEASQQLAEKEKEKNQGFDFDSFIAGTIQLSSQHEPTDVVDKLNDLNSSVSQLELKSLISKSVSREKEEKGMANLAQLEALYQSSWDSQFVSSGEDCFLISQFCCEVRKDEQIEKENTYTSYLDKFFSKKEDTEMLETEPVEDGKLGERGNEEGFLNKSGEFLFNKQLESLGIPQFHSPVGSSVNSIQATLTPSAIKSSPQIPHKTYSSILKHLN, via the coding sequence ATGGCAGAGAAATTTGAAAGTCTCATGAACATTCATGGTTTTGATCTGGGCTCTAGATATATGGACTTAAAACCACTGGGTTGTGGAGGCAATGGCTTGGTTTTTTCTGCTGTAGACAATGACTGTGACAAAAGAGTAGCCATCAAGAAAATTGTCCTAACTGACCCGCAGAGTGTCAAACATGCTCTACGTGAAATCAAAATTATTAGAAGACTTGACCATGATAACATTGTGAAAGTGTTTGAAATTCTTGGTCCCAGTGGAAGCCAGTTAACAGACGATGTGGGCTCTCTTACGGAACTGAACAGTGTTTACATTGTTCAGGAGTACATGGAGACAGACTTGGTTAATGTGCTGGAGCAGGGCCCTTTACTGGAAGAGCATGCCAGGCTTTTCATGTATCAGCTGCTACAGGGGCTCAAGTATATTCACTCTGCAAACGTACTGCACAGAGATCTCAAACCAGCTAATCTTTTCATTAATACTGAAGACTTGGTGCTGAAGATAGGTGACTTTGGTCTTGCACGGATCATGGATCCTCATTATTCCCATAAGGATCATCTTTCTGAAGGATTGATTACTAAATGGTACAGATCTCCACGTCTTTTACTTTCTCCTAATAATTATACTAAAGCCATCGACATGTGGGCTGCAGGCTGCATCTTTGCTGAAATGCTGACTGGTAAAACTCTTTTTGCAGGTGCACATGAACTTGAACAGATGCAGCTGATTTTAGAATATATACCTGTTGTACATGAGGAAGATCGTCAGGAGCTTCTCAGTGTAATTCCAGTTTACATTAGAAATGACATGACTGAGCCACACAAACCTTTAACTCAGCTGCTTCCAGGAATTAGTCGAGAAGCACTGGATTTCCTGGAACAAATTTTGACATTTAGCCCCATGGATCGGTTGACAGCAGAAGAAGCACTCTCCCATCCTTACATGAGCATATATTCTTTTCCAATGGATGAACCAATTTCAAGTCATCCTTTTCATATTGAAGATGAAATTGATGATATTTTACTTATGGATGAAACTCACAGTCATATTTATAACTGGAAAAGATACCATGATTGTCAATTTTCAGAGCACGATTGGCCTATACATAACAACTTTGATACTGATGAAGTTCAGCGTGACCCAGGAGCTCTGTCTGATGTCACTGATGAAGAAGAAGTACAAGTTGATCCTCGAAAATACTTGGACGGAGATCGGGAAAAGTATCTGGAGGATCCTGCTTTTGATACCAATTACTCTACTGAGCCTTGCTGGCAGTACCCAGATCATCACGAAAACAAATATTGTGATCTGGAGTGTAGCCATACTTGTAACTACAAAACGAGGTCATCATCATATTTAGATAACTTAGTTTGGAGAGAGAGTGAAGTTAACCATTACTATGAACCCAAGCTTATTATAGATCTTTCCAATTGGAAAgaacaaagtaaagaaaaatctgATAAGAAAGGCAAGTCAAAATATGAAAGGAATGGATTGGTTAAAGCCCAGATATCTCTAGAGGAAGCATCACAGCAGCTggctgaaaaagaaaaggaaaagaatcaggGATTTGATTTTGATTCCTTTATCGCAGGAACTATTCAACTTAGTTCACAACATGAGCCTACTGATGTTGTTGATAAATTAAATGACTTGAATAGCTCAGTGTCCCAACTAGAATTGAAAAGTTTGATATCAAAGTCAGTAAGtcgagaaaaagaggaaaaaggtaTGGCAAATCTGGCTCAATTAGAAGCCTTGTACCAGTCTTCTTGGGATAGCCAGTTTGTGAGTAGTGGGGAGGACTGTTTCCTCATAAGTCAGTTTTGTTGTGAGGTAAGGAAGGATGAACAAATTGAGAAGGAAAACACTTACACCAGTTACTTGGACAAGTTCTTTAGCAAGAAAGAAGATACTGAAATGCTAGAAACTGAGCCAGTAGAGGATGGGAAGCTtggagagagaggaaatgagGAAGGATTTTTAAACAAGAGTGGGGAGTTCCTCTTTAACAAGCAGCTTGAATCCTTAGGCATCCCACAGTTTCACAGTCCAGTTGGGTCATCAGTTAATTCCATACAGGCCACATTAACACCTTCTGCCATTAAATCTTCCCCTCAAATTCCTCATAAAACATACAGCAGCATTCTGAAACATCTGAACTAA